tgagacaaggtcagaatgaatttgggttcccctgttctgactttgaaaaatcattaaaaattgtacaaaaattattatgagttataatttatatggttagaatccttaatgagtctatttttagaagaaacaaacgaaaacatcatccgaattctgtaaaatgagataattaatttttagtgaagagtggtcggaactgtcagacagcgaaacaggggaaactttaaagaataaactgtactatttggctgaaccaaaaattatgaaaattttatggtatgaagatatgtgagtataatttcagggaaaattaacggatcttaatttggagctctgtagctccggataaaaataatttagtgactctgactcggataaacagctttgaatatacatgttagtgaatattgaaattatggttaatgttgtttatgtgtgttatacacattaaggatgtggaatggagaggaggaggaggaaaattgggaaatatatgaatgattcgtgtataaatggtcatatgtttgattataactcataaacgatgaaatatgaatgatgcttatttttgtgcattattggtcatggtttaagctcatgtgtgaaaataaagtttcatagtatgtgtgtatggtatattcagtatatgatttggcatgaaataataccatgaatggtttatgaattaacacatgttggtaagcctgatatatgaataaatgatcaaattgagcggaacgccggatttgagtacttctgatcaagtgacaaagtgataagtggtagctttagctacacttatctgatcaagtgacaagtggaaagtgataagtaatagcttcggctatacttatctgatcaagtgacaaagtgataagtgatagcttcggctatacttatctgatcaagaaacaaagtgataagtggctacacttatctgatcaagagacaaagtgataagtggctacacttatctgatcaagaaacaaagtgataggtggctacacttatctgatcagggacaagtgataagtgatcatgcgtaagaccatagttatactatggcaaagtgaaagtgaagtactcaattttccgtgaccgttccctaatttgattaaggatggtaagtgacaaatgggcccgaaagaattaaagtaaatggataagtggtagtgtatttatatcaggacgatgttgttattcaaactaaagtgatattttcattgctaaattgagaatttcataaatgtgttattgaatggtataatcaataaacattgagttaaatggtaaatacgtattagttttgaatttgatgtcattgaattgtacgtgaattaaatggaaattgctagtgatatgatttaaattatgagcatgagaaattgcgaattgaatgaaatggaaatgaagcattaaattgcatgagtatgtatcgggtctcgcaggccctaattattatgattataatattttgaggatatattgtgaaaagttatagaaacatgttaattattttgaaagttttaattttgatgaaattttataactcggttaaatacgtttacaagtgtatgtgttttggtaatgcctcgtaccctattccggtgttggatacggttaaggggtgttacatataatGAGTTAGCTTATAAGAAACTTAAATGTAAGCTTCACTGCTCGTCATAGGATTGTTTTCAGAACTTAAATATTTATCGGTAAAAGTTTCATAAATAATGTCAATGTAACACCTCATATTACATATAAgcatttaaatcttaaattaattttttcaaaataaaattttaaactacttttcaaatttagtgttaatctaaaccattgtattctttttattttttagataaaCAAATTGATCATCGCATTTTgcattaacaaataaataattatatgtaaatttaattataaaaaatacaaataatcatataaaattatatgtgtCCTTTCTTGACCAATGAGACCAAGCCAATTTGAAACTTGGGCTTggagttattttaaaataaggttgtaattttacctaattcattttttgatattcttttatattCCTTTTCGATATCcgagttttataattattatttcttgattaattGATACTTATAATATCATGATAATTATATGGTCTTATTTATTGCAACTTGAGTTTGTGCTCGTAAAGAAACTAAACCCTATGACCACATTTTATAGAATGAAAGGTCAAGGGTTTAATTGctcaaataaaaacaatatagcTAAATTTGATTAAGGGTTTGTTTGATTCAATGAAAACAATTTCTGAAAaatgtcttctttttttttaaattttaatatttcttggTGTTTGAGGTAAAATTTCAAATCCATTTTCCAAAAACTGTTTTAGTGACATAAATTTAGTTACatagttttatttacattcaaattaaataataactttaaatgtttaaatacaatttaatacactaagtaaaaaaattagttaCAACATTTTCTCAAATGCATCAATTATATAACCATTAAACACAATTATATATTCAAAACAAACCACAATAGTATAACTTTCCAATATTTTTCataccaaataaacatatacaaAATTGCATAACAATAtatctaaaaatttatattgcaaccaatatatataaaaacacacAATAAGTTCACATATCGAATCAATGTATCACGGGGACTGCTTGTGAGATGGAAATGGAGATGCACTGGGTGTTGGATGCATTTGAGCAATGCTGTTACATTGGGAGATTTCATAATAGGAAGTGGAATAGATTATTTTGATGCAGTTTTGGGGGCTTCTAGTTCTTCATTGCTGCCACAATTTTCGACAATTGAGGCTTTAATTATTTAGTTCTAGAATGTCTTGATgctaaaagaataaattaatttcctaaagtctaattattaaatagaaaaaataacattgcattaaatacaacaaaattttaagtttaaaagtgatctaatatCTACGATTTTCCCGTGAGATTATGCAATATGAAAATGCTGAATTCAatagatttttttcatttatagcACATTTAGTATGGGTACACATTACTGTATTTctatataaacaatttattcaattctttaaaacaaacttttttaaaatctaactCATGCTAGGTGATAAAATAATCAGATACTTGGatataaattagtaaatttatttcaatagaGGTTTTGCAACAATCATTTAGTAAAAACTCACAAATTATGCAAAAGTCACAGTACTCCTAACAAGGAACTATTGTTCCTATGTCTATCATTCTTACTTTCAAAACATAAATCTGTACACCCTCTCCTCCAATAAGCACCCTGCATACTTATGTATACATGAACACATCAAATTTAAACCCAAGCTTACACAATCTCTCACACTCAAACtctgaaaaattgaaaataatctCAAGATTCACACTTTTGAGTATGAATCAACTAAAAACCAACATATATAATCTCATTGTTCAACATGTTGcttatcattcaaatacaaaattgcataaaattacAGCTAAAAAATTGCTTCCAATGGCTATTCTTTTGGGAGCTAATTTGAAATTGTACAAATGTTTAAATGTCACTTGATTTCTACTATTAAAGACAACAATATATCTCGATTCCGtccaaataagaaaaaaattaaattttattgaactTCCCAAAAAAGTTTCTCTCCCACCAAAAACCCAAATTCAAAAAACTATTAAGAAGTTACAAATTCAAATTCCAAACCaatcaaaataagtttgaaaccctaatttttatttttgtttacgTCAATCAACAGTAATTATATCAAATTGAAGGCAATGACGATTGAAACAATACTTAGAATAAAAGAAAGGGAATTGGAGAAGATTAAGGGTGAGAGAATAGAGAGATTATGGATTGAGAGAAAACAACACCGATGGTGTTGTTGAGAAAGAATGATAAAGTGAGAAAACgagaaaatatgtaaaatgatttatggaaatttaaagggtaaattattttactgaaaaaatactttttttacgGTTGaccaataaattattttacattggattcaatatatttttctcaaCCATACACTGAAAGATTAGGaaaacattttctaaaaataaaagtgatgaATTAAACTCATCCTAAACGTctaaagtaaataattaaatttgttattatatacaTTCAATAGTCAACTTTTATTATAGAAAAGCACTCAAATTTTAATGGATGAAATATTTTACtcttaaatgtaatttataataatttatcttACAAAAAGATGAGATGTAATCCAAAATATAATGTAATAATGCTATAAAATTGTTACCATATTCAATAGGGTCACAATATTCTACtgctataaataactaaaacattgAGTACGTTGTATGTTAGTcgaactaaaatattaaaagaaacaaaaattgttGGTCAAATCCACGAAAGTGGGCGCCCGCCTAACGGTCAAGCCCAAACACTAATTGTGCCGCTTATATTTCAATGTAAACCATCATTCTCTATGGTACATACAACTCATCGAACTCAGCTTAGATCCACTGATCATTACCGTTTAATTTTCCCACTCCTCTCTATCAACGGTTTATTcttactctctcttttttttttataccgTTTAATTTTATACGcacaaaagaaaacacaaaaggGAAGCGATCTTTTTTCATTTactgttattatatttttaattccctAAAAAAAGGGTTCTCTTAATAAAAACAAGTGAGATCTACTGTGTTTGATCTTATGCCCGAACGGTCTAAACCCTAACCTTCTCAtatttattccattttttttctgaaGTGTTTGATTGGGAGCTTAGAGAATCATGGCTTATGCATCTCATATCATCAATCATTCTAAAAGGGTAACTCTCGAGTTTTCTCATGTCTGGATCCGTTtattggatttttctttttaaacactgCATCAGTTTTTGATTCGAATCCCTTTCTGGATTTGAATATTTTTCGCTATTTATTTTAGTTCATAAATGTCTCTATTAACTTAATTGACGATTCCTTTTTACTATCCTTGAATTGATCGTAGTTGGAATTTTCGGTCTCTGTTTAGCTTAtaatttatcttcttttttttaatataaacttttgaATTTCTGATATTTCAGTTGAGGAATGTTCCCAAATTATTGCGGTACGATCACGCTGTTCTAGTTCGTTGGTTTTCCAATGGAGCACAATCATCTGTTTGTAAAAGAGAAGGTACATATAAGAATAAAATGCCGCATTATTGCTTTGTTTTGTCATACTTTGTTTTCTAATATCTAAAAGCATAGGAACCGTTTTAGAATTTTGTTTAGTCTACTTAGTCAACATGCAAAAAAAGTGCCTCCCAAGCCTACCGGGTACTGGCTATCCGGTTTACAGAGTAATATAATACAAGTACATGGTTTGCTCGTATTCTTTTTGCTACCCGTCTTTATTAAGAGCTGTCTGGCGTGCTACTCTTcgttatgtttttgtgattacACTTAGTGATAAAAGCATAGCAGTGTGGATATATTTTTTGtggatatatttttgtttatgttatgttAAGAAAAGTTGGTTACTGTTCAGATGTTGCAAAGATCCGTCCTCTTGGCTATGCACCTGCAGAAAGAGAGACTGTATCTAAGTTTGTTGGTAGTCACCCTGTAAGTTTATCTATCTATTTCTCCCATTAGCGGAGCAATAAATTTGCAGTCATTTTGTTgcttttttatcctttttttcttctgcaGACTCTCATTCTGCATTACCTTCTTAGTTGAAGTTAAGACTCAGTTAGTCAACAGTGTCTGCTTAATATCTTATTCGCAGGTATCATATTGTTTATCTAAGAAGACTCTTTCTAGGACAGTAATGAGATCAGGAATTCCAATGGGTGGTGTGGTTTGCAGCAGAGGACTTTTATGGTAATTTTTTCCGCATTTTCTGTTACCTTGTTGGTGATTTTACTATTTCCTGGTAATGTTTTCCATTTGAGGAACCTAATCCCTGTATCCGTTTTCAGTTCACAGGCACTTTCTAGGAGAGGATTTGCATCTGATGCAGGTatggattattattttaattattttacaccGTTCTCTTAGGAATCCATTATTTGTCAAATGGTAAAAGGTTTTACACTTACTGGTGACTACTACAGTAACGTGTGTTTAACTGATGCAACTGCACACCTTATGCTGAATTCAAAAGTATGACCATATTGATGTGCTTTCCCTAGAAACTTTTATGTTGAAATCGTAATTTGCTGTGagatttattattgttatcttTTGTGAAAATTACCCTTTCTGACAGGAGAGCTCAGATAATAGGAATTTACTTTATGGGTAATAATATGTTGTATTAAGAGATATCATCATGATTGCAGTTCATTATCTGTCTCTCTTTTACAAGGCAGTGCTATACGTTTTTTTTCCTTGCTAGTGCTATCACTTAGGTAGTGCTGGATTTATTTAGCATGTATTCAAGTTCCCAGAGGTTTTTTTGCCAATGTAGAGGTTAGTATATTTATGGTTGAGCACGTGGTAGTTGGAATGATGATTGACAGGTCTCAAGTTGAACTTTGCTGCATTAATGATAGCCATGGGGTGTTACTTGTTTGTTAACTGTTCAATTTGTTTATTGCGTCACCTACTAAATAATGCTAACATTCTTAAGTTGCTTTCAGGCCTTCCTCCTTGCCAAGAAATTGGAATGCCTTCACTCTCACCCACAATGACTGAGGTCTGAACCATGCTGGATCTTCCAAACATGTTGTAAATATATCTGTGCTATTCATCTAAGTATGTGAATTTCTAAATGCAGGGAAACATTGCTAGGTGGTTGAAGAAAGAGGGTGATAAGGTGTCTCCTGGTGAAGTGTTGTGTGAAGTTGAAACTGTAAGGCATTCTCCTGTTTGTTGGCTCTATCCTTCATCTTCTTTGTTTGTATCAGAAATTACGATTTTATTTATAACTTTATTTACTATGTGAAGGATAAAGCAACAGTGGAGATGGAATGCATGGAAGAAGGTTATCTTGCTAAGATTATAAAGGGAGATGGGTCAAAAGAGATCAAAGTTGGTGAGGTATTGATTTCGAGAaatattatgcatttatttatcttttttcaGTTCTCACCTTTGTGGATTGGGGAATCAATTTGACTAAATAGAGAAGTTGCAACTTTGCTTTGCACCTCTTTATTTTCTGTCTATTGCCTTTTTTTTCCCGAGTAAAATACAATTCatcaatatttatgttgttgatGTTTTTGTGTTTTCTCTTGTGGTCTTATGTAGATAATTGCCATCACTGTTGAAGAGGAGGGGGATATTGCAAAGTTCAAGGACTACAGTCCTCCAGCATCAGATTCTGGTGCTCCTGCTGCAAAAGACTCAGCAGCTCCTCCCCCGCCAAAGCAGGAGCCTGTTGAACAGCCAGCTAGTTCACCAGAGCCTAAGACTCCCAAGCCTACTTCCTCTCCTTCAGAAGATCGCTTTTTTGCAAGTCCTCTTGCACGAAAGTTGGCTGAAGAACACAAGGTTAGTTGTATAAGTTCTGTgacttcaattttaattttctgtgtCAAGATGCTACCTTAAGTTCTAATTGTTTCTATGCAATATCTTTTTAACATTTGTCCATTCCTTTTGGATGCAAATGTAGGTACCTCTCTCAAGTATCAAAGGAACAGGTCCTGATGGACACATTGTAAAGGCTGATATTGAAGATTATTTGGGTATCATATTTAAAGTTCTACACTGAGTGATTCATTCTGTTGCAATTTGTGACCCTGATAAGTAATGCTATATTATACAGTAAAAAATGTCTTGTCTCCCACCCCCCACCCTACCCTTTTGGCTTTCCGGAGATTCTTTAATAGTATTCTTTTTGATGTACTATTGTCTCATTTTCTGCTTACTGGAGAGTTTTCCTTGTCATGTAGCTTCACGCGGGAGGGAAGTTTCAGCACCAACTCCTAAGACAAAGGATGCAAAACTTGCAGCTTTAGATTATGTGGATATCCCTCATTCTCAGATAAGAAAGGTCTGTTACTGGTTGGCATTATTTATATAAGTTTCACGAGAGTTCAAGGCTGTAAAATGTTTATGGTACATGGATTTTATTATGGATCCACTTCATAGAAGATGGTCCCCTTTGAATGGAACTTCACATTTCATCTAGTTCTGAAAGAATACGCATTCTATTGTAACTAGTGAATCTCAAATTCTAGCTACCTTCTAGATTTCTTTACTCTTTGCATAAGAATGTATAGAAATTTATATCTCTATCTTCTCTCCAGCTTCTTCTGTTGTCTCCCCATGCCCATTATGTATCAATGTGCTTTGTCAGTAATTTCTACTATAAATTTTGACAGGTCACAGCATCACGCTTATTATTCTCAAAGCAGACTATAccacattattatttaacagTGGATACATGTGTTGACAAACTTATGGAGTAAGTAATAGTGCTTTGATCTTCTcaaaaagaaattgatgaatttgatagTTATAAACTGTTTTGTTACCTTCAGTTTGCGGAGCCAACTCAACTCATTACAGGAAGCTTCAGGTGGGAAGCGTATATCTGTCAATGATCTTGTAATTAAGGTACACAACTTCTGTGCGTTTACTTAGCTTTGAGATGTTCAAGTTGACCTGCTTTGATACTTTTGTTATGGTCCAAGAGGCTTTTGTATAATGGCTTGTGGTCGATATAATGGGAACTGTGGATCTAACATGGCAGTTCATGATTAAGGGCTAGTTTAgcaatacttttgaaaagtgccgtggaaaagtacttttgagaagtgcttttgaaaagtttggtgtcaaaaagtgcttttgaaaaatgcttttgataagtgtttttgaaaaatttgagtgtttagcattgctgtcaaaaagtgcttttgagaaataaaatgtttatttagacatgttattatcaagtaacaaatatgcagttaaataatatttaaattatttaatattattatattttagtaagaatataaaaaaattattataacttgttaatattttaatatatgaaatataaattttaaatattttaagcaatcaatataattatttatacaatttgattagaatatataaactatatttt
This sequence is a window from Gossypium raimondii isolate GPD5lz chromosome 5, ASM2569854v1, whole genome shotgun sequence. Protein-coding genes within it:
- the LOC105767364 gene encoding dihydrolipoyllysine-residue acetyltransferase component 2 of pyruvate dehydrogenase complex, mitochondrial, whose translation is MAYASHIINHSKRLRNVPKLLRYDHAVLVRWFSNGAQSSVCKREDVAKIRPLGYAPAERETVSKFVGSHPVSYCLSKKTLSRTVMRSGIPMGGVVCSRGLLCSQALSRRGFASDAGLPPCQEIGMPSLSPTMTEGNIARWLKKEGDKVSPGEVLCEVETDKATVEMECMEEGYLAKIIKGDGSKEIKVGEIIAITVEEEGDIAKFKDYSPPASDSGAPAAKDSAAPPPPKQEPVEQPASSPEPKTPKPTSSPSEDRFFASPLARKLAEEHKVPLSSIKGTGPDGHIVKADIEDYLASRGREVSAPTPKTKDAKLAALDYVDIPHSQIRKVTASRLLFSKQTIPHYYLTVDTCVDKLMDLRSQLNSLQEASGGKRISVNDLVIKAAALALRKVPQCNSSWTDDYIRQFNNVNINVAVQTDNGLYVPVIRDADKKGLSSIAEEVKNLAQKAKENSLKPEDYEGGTFTVSNLGGPFGIKQFCAIINPPQSGILAVGSAEKRVIPGSGPDQFKFASFMSVTLSCDHRVIDGAIGAEWLKAFKGYIENPESMLL